A window of the Candidatus Nanopelagicales bacterium genome harbors these coding sequences:
- a CDS encoding acetolactate synthase large subunit, giving the protein MNGAQSLIRTLVDSGVEVCFSNPGTSEMHFVVALDDVPEMRGVLVLFEGVATGAADGYARMTGRPAATLLHLGPGLGNGLANLHNARKGKTPVVNIVGDHATYHRKYDAQLQSDIETVARNASSWVRTSRRTVDVAADAADAVAASLGPPGQVATLILPADVSWLEGGVPAAPRPATVPPVASDQTIERAVAALRSGEPTALFLGGTSLLEPGLMAAARIAQATGAKLLAETFPARLERGAGIPPIDRLGYLAEMASVQLAGLSHLILVDAKAPVSFFAYPDKPSYLVPNGCEPQTLAADTDDSFASLTKLAEALGVADAVVACAELSRPEIPSGDLTVETFAQVLGALLPENAIVSDEANTSGLLVPMHTAGSPRHDWLNLTGGSIGQGLPVATGAAVACPDRPVICLDGDGSSLYTIQSLWTQAREGLDVTTIIFNNRSYSILNMELGRVGAHAARERAKRMLSLEDPALDFVAISQGLGVPATRAATCEELADSMRKAFAKPGPHLIEAMVPAMF; this is encoded by the coding sequence ATGAATGGTGCACAGTCTCTGATCCGGACGCTGGTCGATTCCGGCGTCGAGGTGTGCTTCTCGAATCCGGGTACATCCGAGATGCACTTCGTCGTCGCTCTCGATGACGTGCCTGAGATGCGAGGCGTCCTGGTGCTGTTCGAAGGCGTGGCCACAGGTGCGGCGGACGGCTACGCAAGGATGACCGGCCGCCCCGCGGCGACGCTTCTTCACCTGGGGCCAGGGCTCGGTAACGGCCTAGCGAACCTGCACAACGCTCGAAAGGGCAAGACCCCCGTAGTGAACATCGTGGGGGACCACGCCACCTACCACCGCAAGTACGACGCTCAGCTTCAATCCGACATCGAGACCGTCGCCCGCAACGCCTCTTCGTGGGTGCGGACATCGCGGCGGACAGTCGATGTCGCCGCCGACGCCGCCGACGCCGTGGCCGCGTCGCTCGGCCCTCCCGGACAGGTCGCCACGTTGATCCTCCCAGCGGATGTCAGCTGGCTTGAAGGCGGAGTGCCAGCCGCGCCCCGCCCGGCTACGGTGCCGCCGGTCGCCAGCGACCAGACCATCGAGCGCGCCGTGGCGGCGTTGCGAAGCGGTGAGCCGACTGCACTGTTCCTGGGAGGCACATCGCTGCTCGAACCGGGGCTTATGGCGGCAGCGCGCATCGCCCAGGCGACCGGCGCGAAGTTGCTCGCCGAGACCTTCCCTGCCCGGCTCGAACGCGGCGCGGGCATACCACCGATCGACCGGCTCGGCTACCTGGCCGAGATGGCGTCTGTTCAGCTCGCTGGGCTCAGCCACCTCATCCTCGTCGACGCCAAGGCGCCGGTGTCGTTCTTCGCCTACCCGGATAAGCCTTCCTATCTGGTACCGAACGGGTGCGAGCCGCAGACGCTTGCCGCCGATACTGACGACTCGTTCGCCAGTCTGACCAAGTTGGCCGAAGCTCTGGGCGTCGCCGACGCGGTCGTTGCCTGTGCCGAACTGTCGCGACCCGAGATCCCGTCAGGCGACCTGACTGTGGAGACGTTCGCGCAAGTCCTGGGCGCGCTCCTGCCAGAGAACGCGATCGTGTCCGACGAGGCGAACACCTCGGGACTCCTGGTCCCCATGCACACCGCTGGCTCACCCCGTCACGATTGGCTGAACCTCACCGGTGGCTCGATCGGCCAAGGCCTGCCCGTCGCCACGGGAGCGGCGGTGGCGTGCCCGGACCGCCCGGTGATCTGCCTCGACGGTGATGGCAGCAGCCTGTACACGATCCAGTCACTGTGGACTCAGGCGCGCGAGGGCCTGGACGTCACCACGATCATCTTCAACAACCGCTCCTACTCGATCCTCAACATGGAGCTGGGCCGGGTCGGCGCGCACGCCGCGCGCGAGAGGGCCAAGAGGATGCTGAGCTTGGAAGACCCCGCGTTGGACTTCGTGGCCATTTCGCAAGGACTCGGCGTCCCGGCGACACGGGCAGCGACTTGCGAGGAGCTGGCCGACTCGATGCGAAAGGCTTTCGCCAAGCCCGGTCCGCACCTTATCGAGGCTATGGTCCCCGCGATGTTCTGA
- a CDS encoding patatin-like phospholipase family protein — MPTIELARFLPKPVAFVLAGGASYGAVQVGHLRALAETDIEPDLVVGTSVGALNGALVAEDPKEAPAKLSELWSSIVRGDVFGNTVGMAVSMVSGQPSATRNDGLRALIEKSLTSRDFSDLTLPHTAIATDFDTGDAVLINDGDLVSALLASAAIPLVFPQVPRDGRNLVDGGLVANVPIAAAATQGAETMVVLDCGFTVVAPERDDTYVGLLMRTAAIMAAQQVRRDLEKVADKTVLYLPGPWPITSRPDEFGDSDEMASAAYDLALEWLSTLHLEGSGRYGETPADFLTKRKRVRPPEPSENETEEVGPVQSAAGAAAGAAAEAAVGAAAGAGKVASIAVDQVGKATRSAAKRLAEAEEADESAAENAAPSHDK; from the coding sequence ATGCCAACGATCGAACTGGCCCGGTTTCTTCCTAAGCCCGTGGCCTTCGTGCTGGCGGGCGGCGCGTCCTACGGCGCGGTCCAAGTCGGGCACCTCAGGGCGCTGGCCGAGACCGACATCGAACCAGATCTGGTTGTAGGCACTTCCGTAGGAGCGCTCAACGGCGCCCTCGTAGCTGAAGATCCAAAAGAAGCTCCAGCCAAGCTCAGCGAGCTCTGGTCCTCCATCGTGAGGGGAGACGTGTTCGGCAACACCGTCGGCATGGCGGTGAGCATGGTCTCCGGCCAGCCATCCGCCACTCGCAACGACGGACTCCGCGCGCTGATTGAGAAATCGCTTACCTCCCGCGACTTCTCTGACCTGACGCTGCCGCATACAGCTATAGCCACTGACTTCGACACCGGCGATGCGGTCTTGATCAACGACGGCGACCTGGTCTCGGCGCTCCTGGCCAGCGCCGCGATTCCGCTGGTCTTCCCTCAAGTTCCCCGAGACGGCAGGAACCTCGTCGACGGAGGACTCGTCGCCAATGTTCCGATCGCCGCCGCGGCGACGCAGGGAGCCGAAACCATGGTCGTGCTTGACTGCGGCTTCACGGTTGTAGCGCCAGAGCGTGATGACACCTATGTCGGGCTACTCATGCGCACGGCGGCGATCATGGCGGCTCAGCAGGTCCGTAGGGACCTTGAGAAGGTGGCGGACAAGACGGTCCTGTACTTGCCCGGGCCATGGCCCATTACATCCCGACCCGACGAGTTCGGGGATAGTGACGAGATGGCGTCCGCAGCGTACGACCTGGCGCTGGAATGGCTGAGCACGCTGCATCTGGAGGGATCTGGCCGCTACGGCGAAACGCCAGCCGACTTCTTGACGAAGCGCAAGCGCGTCCGCCCACCCGAGCCTTCCGAGAACGAGACCGAGGAAGTCGGCCCAGTACAGTCAGCGGCCGGAGCAGCAGCGGGGGCCGCGGCCGAAGCGGCTGTGGGCGCCGCCGCGGGCGCTGGCAAGGTCGCCTCAATAGCGGTCGATCAAGTAGGAAAGGCAACCCGAAGCGCGGCCAAGCGCCTGGCTGAGGCCGAGGAGGCCGATGAATCCGCTGCCGAGAACGCCGCCCCGAGCCACGACAAGTAG
- a CDS encoding FAD-binding oxidoreductase — translation MAELTELLTDALGAGKVSVGSDIGEDYTHDESLTASWVTPAALVRVESVGDVRSVLSIANEHGVPVTARGAGTGLSGACVPTADGILISFERMNRIIEIDADNSVATVEPGVLLSQLDEALAPSGLAYAVYPGEYSASLGGNVATNAGGMRAVKYGVTRHNVLGLQAVLATGEVIETGGPVAKNSTGYDLTQLIVGSEGTLAIVTRATLKLVPRPRCGATVLAPFTTVSEVAKAVPRIVASGIGPALLEYVDMVTMAATAHSADLNLGIPPAVKEKAAAYLVVGLEDLGEDRLEQVVETTCGLLDELGAMDMYVLPSESAAKLISAREKAFWVAKAAGADEIVDTVVPRAAIPVFLAKAQQVATANQTWIAGCGHAGDGNVHLAVFCKDPEILHKVLLELFGAAMDLGGAISGEHALGTEKKRYFEELEDPAKVALMRRVKAAFDPKGILNAGKIFDQEEVVAR, via the coding sequence GTGGCCGAGCTGACGGAGCTGCTCACTGATGCGCTTGGCGCCGGGAAGGTCAGTGTCGGATCGGACATCGGCGAGGACTACACCCACGATGAGTCACTCACGGCGTCCTGGGTGACACCAGCGGCCCTTGTCCGCGTCGAGTCGGTCGGAGACGTCCGGTCGGTGCTGTCGATAGCGAACGAGCACGGCGTGCCTGTCACCGCGCGCGGGGCCGGGACCGGACTGTCTGGCGCCTGCGTGCCGACAGCCGACGGAATCCTGATCTCGTTCGAACGCATGAACAGGATCATCGAGATCGACGCCGACAACTCCGTCGCCACGGTGGAGCCCGGCGTACTGCTCAGCCAGCTCGACGAAGCTCTGGCCCCGTCGGGCCTTGCCTACGCGGTCTATCCGGGGGAGTACTCGGCGAGCCTCGGCGGCAACGTAGCTACGAACGCTGGCGGCATGCGTGCGGTCAAGTACGGAGTCACACGGCACAACGTCCTCGGCCTGCAAGCCGTGCTCGCCACAGGCGAAGTCATCGAGACAGGCGGACCCGTCGCCAAGAACTCCACCGGATATGACCTGACTCAGCTGATCGTCGGGTCGGAGGGCACTCTGGCGATCGTCACGCGGGCAACCCTGAAGCTTGTTCCCAGGCCCAGATGCGGGGCTACAGTGCTGGCGCCGTTCACGACAGTCAGCGAAGTCGCCAAGGCGGTGCCGAGGATCGTGGCCAGCGGGATCGGCCCGGCGCTGCTTGAGTACGTCGACATGGTCACTATGGCCGCGACGGCCCATAGCGCTGACCTGAATCTCGGCATTCCCCCTGCGGTGAAGGAGAAGGCGGCGGCGTACCTGGTGGTTGGCTTGGAGGACTTAGGCGAGGACAGGCTCGAGCAAGTCGTCGAGACCACCTGCGGCCTGCTGGATGAGCTTGGCGCCATGGACATGTACGTCCTGCCCTCCGAGTCTGCGGCGAAGCTGATCTCGGCCAGGGAGAAGGCGTTCTGGGTCGCCAAGGCCGCCGGCGCCGATGAGATCGTGGACACGGTCGTACCGCGCGCGGCGATCCCGGTGTTCCTGGCGAAGGCTCAACAAGTCGCTACTGCCAACCAGACGTGGATCGCTGGCTGTGGTCACGCCGGAGACGGCAACGTGCACTTGGCTGTGTTCTGCAAGGACCCTGAGATCCTGCATAAGGTCCTGCTGGAACTGTTCGGTGCGGCCATGGACCTCGGGGGCGCGATCTCCGGAGAGCACGCCTTGGGAACTGAGAAGAAGCGGTACTTCGAGGAACTCGAAGACCCGGCCAAGGTGGCCCTGATGCGTCGGGTCAAGGCGGCATTCGATCCCAAGGGGATCCTCAACGCGGGCAAGATCTTCGACCAAGAGGAAGTGGTTGCGCGATGA
- a CDS encoding L-lactate dehydrogenase, with product MPFRDRSMRLAPACVSDYREFARRRLPRQLFDYIDGGSYAETTMKSNIEDLASVKLRQRVLRDVSHIQLGTRVLGDDLAIPMVLGPVGLAGMFAKRAEVQAARAAERCGVSFCESTVSICGIDEVRAATTRPFWFQLYVIRDRGYAEHLMHRAHDAGSPVLVLTADLSVVGARYRDTRNGLTDPIWPPKHVFRGIDLGRHVRWVMNVGLGGHPLVFGNLEEIVPGAHTPNAFRDWVDSQFDPSVTWADLDWVRDHWPGKLVIKGILDPDDAVQAVAHGVDGIIVSNHGGRQLDATPSTISALPGIVEAVGDKTDVLVDGGIRSGLDVVKALALGAKACLVGRPWAWAVAARGEAGVAHMLDVIKAEMQVAMSLTGVTDVADLDRSVLLNA from the coding sequence GTGCCATTTCGAGATCGGTCTATGCGACTGGCGCCCGCTTGTGTAAGCGACTACCGGGAGTTCGCGCGCCGAAGGCTCCCCCGCCAACTCTTCGACTACATCGACGGCGGTTCCTACGCCGAGACAACGATGAAGTCGAACATCGAAGACCTCGCCTCCGTCAAGCTCAGGCAACGCGTGCTTCGGGATGTCTCGCACATCCAGTTGGGCACGCGAGTCTTGGGCGACGACTTGGCGATCCCAATGGTCCTGGGCCCGGTTGGCTTGGCGGGGATGTTCGCCAAGCGAGCCGAGGTGCAGGCCGCCCGAGCAGCTGAACGATGCGGGGTGAGCTTCTGCGAGTCGACGGTTTCGATCTGCGGGATCGATGAGGTGCGAGCGGCCACGACCCGGCCGTTCTGGTTTCAGCTCTACGTGATCCGGGACCGGGGCTATGCCGAACACCTGATGCACCGCGCGCACGATGCCGGATCCCCCGTCCTGGTGCTCACCGCCGACCTATCCGTGGTCGGGGCTCGCTACAGGGATACGCGCAACGGCCTCACTGATCCGATCTGGCCACCCAAGCATGTCTTCCGTGGCATCGATCTAGGACGGCACGTTCGTTGGGTCATGAACGTGGGGCTGGGAGGCCACCCGCTCGTGTTCGGCAATCTCGAAGAAATCGTGCCTGGGGCGCACACACCAAACGCCTTCCGCGACTGGGTGGACAGCCAGTTTGACCCGAGCGTTACCTGGGCCGACTTGGATTGGGTTCGCGATCACTGGCCCGGGAAGCTGGTCATCAAGGGAATCCTTGACCCAGATGACGCGGTACAGGCAGTCGCCCATGGAGTGGATGGGATCATCGTCTCCAATCACGGCGGGCGCCAGCTCGATGCGACCCCGTCGACGATCTCCGCGTTGCCGGGCATCGTCGAAGCTGTCGGGGACAAGACCGACGTTCTCGTCGACGGCGGGATCCGCAGCGGACTGGACGTTGTCAAGGCGCTCGCGCTCGGCGCGAAGGCGTGCCTCGTCGGCCGACCGTGGGCTTGGGCGGTGGCCGCTCGCGGTGAGGCCGGTGTGGCACACATGCTTGACGTCATCAAGGCGGAGATGCAGGTAGCGATGTCGCTGACCGGTGTAACCGACGTCGCTGACCTCGACCGGAGCGTCCTGCTGAACGCCTGA
- a CDS encoding cytochrome b N-terminal domain-containing protein — protein sequence MTTTTESHAASPSPDSRHRTGLVRRVVAVIDERMGIGALKYPVPEHSNRLAWSLGGLTAVSLVVLIVTGMALAQWYSPYPTDANQSVRDIMTDVPGGAFIRDIHFWAAQAMYVLAGLHLLRVFLTASYKKPREGNYLIGVSMFVLTFLAIFTGSVLKWDQEGFEALGHNIAAAELLGPAGSFFTPEFAPDISVLARIYAAHVAIIPILIVVLLFLHVLLIKRHKISPHPLLPDTGDGQAPASEPTEPFTQHMRRISAFGLALVGILGLLALVVPTGIGTPPASGLEITTPLWQFWPMFTLENWIGLPGILWGSAGLFGVLFIVPFVDRNPARHPKRRRVALALGALFLIAYIALTLMMLLQPAQEHLEMMGA from the coding sequence ATGACCACAACGACCGAATCCCACGCCGCGTCGCCGTCCCCGGACTCACGCCACCGCACAGGCCTCGTCCGGCGGGTCGTTGCCGTCATCGATGAGCGCATGGGGATCGGCGCACTGAAGTACCCCGTCCCGGAGCACTCCAACCGACTCGCCTGGAGCCTCGGTGGTCTGACTGCGGTGAGTCTCGTCGTGCTGATCGTCACGGGCATGGCTCTGGCTCAGTGGTACTCCCCGTACCCAACGGACGCGAACCAGTCGGTCCGGGACATCATGACCGACGTACCCGGCGGCGCGTTCATCCGCGACATCCACTTCTGGGCAGCGCAGGCGATGTACGTGCTCGCCGGTCTGCATCTGTTGCGGGTGTTCCTGACGGCGTCGTACAAGAAGCCGCGTGAGGGCAACTACCTGATCGGAGTGAGCATGTTCGTGCTCACCTTCCTGGCCATCTTCACAGGCAGCGTGCTCAAGTGGGACCAGGAAGGCTTCGAGGCGCTCGGACACAACATCGCGGCAGCTGAACTCCTCGGTCCAGCCGGGTCCTTCTTCACTCCTGAGTTCGCGCCCGACATCTCCGTGCTAGCTCGGATCTACGCCGCACATGTGGCGATCATTCCGATATTGATTGTCGTGCTGCTGTTTCTTCACGTCCTGCTCATCAAGCGGCACAAGATCAGTCCGCATCCTCTGCTGCCAGACACGGGTGACGGTCAGGCTCCGGCCAGCGAGCCGACCGAGCCGTTCACCCAGCACATGCGGCGGATCTCCGCGTTCGGCCTCGCGTTGGTCGGCATCCTCGGTCTGCTCGCGTTGGTCGTGCCGACCGGCATCGGCACGCCACCGGCGTCGGGTTTGGAGATCACTACGCCGCTGTGGCAGTTCTGGCCCATGTTCACTCTCGAGAACTGGATCGGGCTCCCGGGCATCCTATGGGGGTCAGCGGGCCTGTTCGGGGTGCTCTTCATCGTTCCGTTCGTCGACCGCAACCCGGCCCGGCACCCGAAACGGCGCAGGGTCGCACTCGCCCTCGGCGCCTTGTTCCTGATCGCCTACATAGCGCTAACACTCATGATGCTGCTTCAGCCCGCCCAGGAGCACCTCGAGATGATGGGGGCTTGA
- a CDS encoding alpha/beta hydrolase, translating to MRSCAEGLPEPELGYGCVSSLACPLGATLLGSEKKSAAVDACAAIAEVSTVVEEIHKIMIGRTYRAIGLGGALPERGHRARVSGIYKALRAAVKVAGFVTGTTLEATSSPDSKPLADTPRGAAFVAGLTCAFGDSLRGVGSALATEMSVRIAGRAIAADTASLRRAYPVARPRIVVFLHGFGGTEFNWGRQFSYADHLRRDLDISPVQIRYNSGVRVCDSGLDLDRLLDVLVREWPVEVESIDIVAHSFGGLVARSACAIAERRGACEGQSRWLRLLDNVCYLAVPNHGVPTERVAATAISTLGASRVGAPIARLANRRSAAIKDLRHGSISEADTAHGDANRRELLDHQHLPLADNVRHHFVCATALPPHFGKLSHAVGDYLVQPTSALASRASGAREPFTPTSVHPLTGKHHNNLLQDDDVFQILRDTLAR from the coding sequence ATGCGCAGCTGTGCCGAAGGCCTGCCAGAGCCGGAGTTGGGCTACGGTTGCGTAAGTTCACTGGCATGTCCGTTGGGAGCGACCTTGTTGGGCAGCGAGAAGAAGTCCGCGGCTGTGGACGCGTGCGCTGCCATCGCGGAAGTTTCCACAGTTGTCGAAGAGATCCACAAGATCATGATCGGCAGGACCTACAGGGCGATTGGGCTTGGCGGCGCTCTCCCCGAGCGGGGACACCGCGCCCGCGTCAGTGGCATCTACAAGGCTCTCCGGGCAGCTGTGAAGGTAGCGGGATTCGTTACCGGAACCACACTTGAAGCCACCTCGTCGCCCGACTCGAAGCCGCTGGCTGATACCCCCCGAGGTGCCGCGTTCGTGGCCGGACTGACATGCGCTTTTGGCGACTCTCTTCGTGGCGTCGGCAGTGCTCTGGCCACCGAGATGTCAGTCCGCATCGCGGGCCGGGCGATCGCGGCGGACACAGCCAGCTTGCGTAGGGCCTACCCCGTCGCCCGTCCCCGGATCGTCGTGTTCCTGCACGGATTCGGCGGCACGGAGTTCAATTGGGGCAGGCAGTTCTCATACGCGGACCACCTTCGGCGCGACCTGGACATCTCACCTGTGCAGATCCGCTATAACTCCGGAGTGCGCGTGTGCGACAGCGGATTGGACCTTGATCGTCTGCTTGATGTTCTGGTCCGCGAATGGCCAGTTGAAGTCGAGTCCATCGACATTGTCGCCCACTCGTTCGGCGGGCTAGTCGCGCGAAGCGCCTGCGCGATCGCGGAGCGGCGAGGAGCGTGCGAAGGCCAGTCGCGATGGCTGCGACTCCTGGACAACGTGTGCTATCTGGCGGTTCCAAACCACGGCGTGCCAACGGAACGCGTGGCCGCCACCGCCATCTCAACACTTGGCGCGTCCCGGGTGGGCGCGCCCATCGCCCGCCTCGCGAATCGGCGCAGTGCGGCCATCAAGGATCTGCGTCACGGGTCAATCAGCGAAGCCGACACGGCGCATGGCGACGCTAACCGACGTGAACTGCTGGACCATCAGCACTTGCCGTTGGCTGACAATGTGCGGCACCACTTCGTATGCGCGACCGCCCTGCCTCCCCACTTCGGAAAACTGTCGCACGCAGTTGGCGACTACCTCGTGCAGCCAACCAGCGCGCTCGCCAGTCGCGCCTCCGGCGCTCGCGAACCGTTCACTCCTACCAGCGTGCACCCACTCACAGGGAAGCATCACAACAACCTCCTCCAAGATGACGATGTGTTCCAGATCCTTCGGGACACGTTGGCCAGATGA